One Arachis hypogaea cultivar Tifrunner chromosome 18, arahy.Tifrunner.gnm2.J5K5, whole genome shotgun sequence genomic window, CTTTTGACATTGGAGAATTTCAggtaagaatatatatttttagctCTGGTTTTCGGGGTTAAACCTCTGTAAGATGATGCAGACATTGACTTTATGGTATCATAGGGAAAATGAACAATTGTCTAAATATGGCGATACGAAGTCTGCAAGAGCAATCATGTTGGTTGAGCTAAAAAAACTAATCGAAGCAAATCCTTTATTCCGTGACAAGTTGCAATTTCCCAACCTTAAAAACTCAAGGTTACGTACTCTCATCAATCAAAGGTAATTATCCGAAGTCCAATGTACTGGTTTGTCTATCAATGTTGAATAAGAACTAGAGCAGTGAGTTAACCTTAGAGTTCATGGAGCTGATGTCCCATATTCATATATCATATTTCTTTTTCCTTGGCTTATGCATGCATCATTGTATTTTTCTTTGCTATTAAATGATAAATCATTCTTTTGAAGTGAAGCTACCTCATATGCTTTGGCTCCGAAGAGTTTCTATATACAGCCGATTTGGTTATGTTGTTTTGTATTAATGGATAACTGGTTATGTTTTCTgttttcttatttcaaaaataaaatcacagCTTGAATTGGCAGCATCAACTTTGTAAGACTCCACGTCCAAATCCAGATATAAAAACACTTTTTGTGGATCACTCATGTGGACAACCCAACGGTGCAAGAGCTCCATCTCCTGCTAATAATCCACTACTAGGATCCTTGCCGAAGGCTGGAGGGTTTCCTCCTCTTGGTGCACATGGGGTGGGCTACTTTACTGATTTGGTTTCGTAGGCATTACATATTGTTATCTTTTGGTTCTTATTTTGGTGCTGGACTATTCTGTGGTTAATGTGTATAGCCTTTTCAACCTACTCCAGCACCTGTGCCAACACCCCTGGCTGGTTGGATGTCGAATCCTACCACTGTAGCACATGCTGCAGTTTCTGGAGGAGCCACTATAGGTCTTGGTACTGCTACAGGTCTTGGTGCACCATCAATCCCTGGTAATACATTTTCTTGCGGCCTGTTATTCTCGAGTTTGTAGTGGTTTTAACATCTAATTGGCTATGGTTCTAAATTCAATCTCTTACTTCTAACAAGTTTCATTGTCTTGTTTAAGCTGCTTTGAAGCACCCTAGGACCCCTCCAACTAATCCTTCTGTTGACTACCCATCTGGAGATTCAGATCATGTCTCTAAGAGAACAAGACCAATGGGAATGTCGGATGAGGTAATCTGATACCACTTAGGGAAAAAAAAATCACTAGTGGTCTTATAATTCTTATCTATACAAATTTTTACAACTCACATTTCTGGCATCAACTTTTCATCATGTTGTGCAGGTAAATCTTCCTGTCAATGTGTTGTCAGCCACGTTCCCAGGTCATGGTCATGGACAGGCTTTTAATGCACCAGATGACTTGCCAAAGACTGTTATGCGGACTCTGAACCAGGGTTCATCTCCTATGAGCATGGACTTCCATCCAGTTCAACAGACTATACTTCTTGGTCTGCTGCCTTTCTAAGACCTTTCAATAGTGTTTTTCACTTGAGTTAATTGTGTGTATTTGATGTTATTGTTCTCAGATAAACATAAGTTCTTCCTTCTTTTCATGCAATGTGTCAGTTGGTACAAATGTTGGGGACATTGCTTTGTGGGAAGTGGGTTCTAGGGAGCGGTTGGTCTTGAGGAATTTCAAAGTTTGGGATCTTAGTGCTTGTTCAATGCCTTTTCAGGTTCCCCTTTTCTCCTTTATACATGAATTTTTATACCAAGCCCGGCTACTTGTAACTTATAGTTACTGAAATAAAGCTATATATGTTCAATTCAGGCTGCTCTTGTCAAAGATCCAGGTGTTTCTGTCAACCGTGTGATTTGGAGTCCAGATGGTGCTTTATTCGGTAAGTTgaaagtttttaaattatttgtttaagATATTCTCTAATGTATACTTTCTGAAGTCAGCGCAACCAATCATTAATATGACTTTGTTCAACAAACAGGAGTTGCTTACTCAAGGCACATTGTTCAGATATACTCTTATCATGGTGGCGATGAAGTACGGCAGCACCTGGAGGTAGACACAAACATTTGCATGCATACACATTGGAGAATTCTATCTTCTTACATTAGATTTTACTTATAACCATTTGTAATGCTTACTTTTGAATCCCTTTTGTAGATTGATGCTCATGTTGGTGGAGTAAATGACTTAGCATTTTCCCATCCAAATAAACAACTATGTGTGATAACTTGTGGTGATGATAAGACCATTAAGGTTGGTTTTTGTCAAAGCATGGACTTGGTTTTCTGAAGTGGAGATGACAACATATTTTGCTAACTAAGTTATTTAACTTTAGGTGTGGGATGCTGCTACGGGTGCAAAGCAGTATACCTTTGAAGGTCACGAGGCTCCAGTTTATTCTGTCTGCCCACATTATAAAGAAAACATTCAGGTAGAAGTCTAGATTCATATGTTTGGGGAAATTCACTCGAGTCTGTTTGTGCGATTCCTCTAGCTCCATTTGCAGACTAactcggtttttatgttgtagtTCATCTTTTCAACAGCATTAGATGGAAAGATAAAAGCATGGTTGTATGACAATTTGGGATCTCGTGTTGATTATGATGCTCCTGGTCGTTGGTGCACCACCATGGCCTATAGCGCTGATGGTACAAGGTCCATATTCTCAACCTTGGATTCTTATGTTGATCTCAATCTTTTTATATGGTTGAAAATTATAGTACGTGTTTTTTACATTCATTGTTTCTGCTCTGAATATATACTATAGGCTCTTTTCATGTGGGACAAGCAAGGATGGGGAATCGTCTATTGTTGAGTGGAATGAAAGCGAGGGAGCTGTTAAAAGGACCTATCAAGGATTTCGCAAACGATCTTTGGGTGTTGTACAATTTGATACAACCAAAAATCGATTTTTGGCTGCGGGTGATGATTTCTCCATTAAGTTCTGGGATATGGACAATATTCAGCTTTTGACACAAGTTGATGCTGATGGGGGTCTCCCTGTaagtttcattattttatttcaaattgcaGAGCTGGTCTCTGCAAACACTAGTTGCTAATTATAACCTTATCTGAATTCTAGGCAAGTCCACGGATTCGTTTCAACAAGGATGGAGCTCTTTTAGCTGTCTCGGCAAATGAAAATGGAATTAAAATCTTAGCCAATGCAGATGGTATGCGCTTGTTGCGTTCATTAGAGAATTCTATGTATGATGCATCAAGAACGTCAGAAGCCATGGCAAAGGTAGACTTGTAGTCATTATACTTCAATTGGTTGTCATTAATAAGATATAGGCTAACATGAATTTTGTGGTTGTGGCAGCCTACAATAAATCCAATTTCCGCAGCTGCTGCCAGTAGTGCTGCACTTTCAGAAAGGGTCCCATCTGTGGTAGCTATGGCTGGAATGGTCTGTTTTTCTTGCAGCTCctcttttgaaatttatttatttatatttttgtagatGAATATACAATTCTTATTTGTACCAGTGTGTATACTTTCTTCTGCCCCCTTCCCTTCAAAAGGGGAGTGGCATTTTACTGTAGTTCTTATGATGTATTTATTATCATTGCAAGTGTTTTGGTGTTAGTATTAATTTAAGTACCTGTGGATTTCAACTCATCAGAATGGAGATGCCCGAAACTTGGGAGATGTTAAACCTAGAATAAGTGAAGAATCCAATGATAAGTCAAAAATATGGAAGCTTACTGAAATCAGTGAACCATCTCAATGTAGATCCTTAAAGCTACCTGAGAATGTACGAGTAACTAAGGTATGTTGTTTACCTTAGGCATACAATATTGAAAGTTTAGTGAAACTTAGTTGTTTTATAAATCATTTTAATACCTGgatatctttctctttcttataaaagaaattttagtatgaagagaagaaaggaaaattaaaagtaaaataaaccTCACCTGCAATTTCCTGGATAAGTGCTACCTTTGGTGGATAATGTTAAGCCCTCCCTCTAGTTTCCTTCTTCTAACCCCCTTTACCCTCTTCAAACTAAGTAATCTGATAATCTCTATCCCTATTATGACAGATATCAAGGTTGATATACACTAATTCAGGCAATGCTATTCTGGCATTAGCTTCAAATGCCATTCATCTGCTTTGGAAGTGGCCGCGAAGTGACCGTAATTCTTCTGGCAAGGTGTGATAATATGTGAAGTTACTTATGCCAACTGATTACTTGTGATTTGGGGACTTGGGAATGAATACATGATGTTTACATTTCTTTGTGTAGGCCACTGCCAGTGTGCCACCTCAGCTATGGCAACCTTCAAGTGGCATCCTGATGACAAATGACATTGGTGATAGCAATACTGAGGATGCTGTTCCTTGCTTTGCTCTTTCTAAAAATGATTCTTATGTAATGTCAGCATCAGGGGGGAAGATTTCTCTGTTCAATATGATGACTTTTAAGGTGAGCTATAAGTCCtagtcatcatcattattcaagaCTGTATTTGGCTTGTAACTGACCAATTTCAATCTTGCCCCAAGTGCAGACAATGACTACTTTCATGCCTCCACCACCTGCTGCAACCTTTCTTGCTTTCCATCCTCAGGATAACAATATCATTGCTATAGGCATGGATGATTCTTCAATTCAGATATATAATGTCCGTGTAGATGAGGTATGATTGCTGTTCATAAACTGTTTCTGCCAACTTATGATTTGTGTAATTTGGTGTTTATGCATAGCTTTCTTATTTGCAGGTTAAAAGTAAACTCAAAGGCCACACTAAAAGAATCACAGGTCTTGCTTTCTCTCATGTATTGAATGTCCTAGTTTCTTCTGGGGCAGATGCTCAGGTAATAGTCGTTAGATTTGCCTCCAGAATCTGTTTGATGATTAAGTTGCATTAAAGGAACTAGTTTTGGAGATCCAAATAGTTCTCATCAATTAATGGCCTACTTTGAGCTTGATGTTGGCAATGCAATTGTCATTAGTTGTCATACGGGAATTTATTCATCTAATGTGCAGATTTGTGTGTGGAATACTGATGGATGGGAGAAACAGAAGACTAGATTCTTGCAACTTCCTGCTGGAAGGACTCAACCAGTGCAGGCAGATACACGTGTACAGTTTCATCAGGATCAGATACGCTTCTTGGTTGTACATGAAACGCAGCTTGCAATTTATGAAGCAACGAAACTAGAATGTCTAAAGCAGGCAAATTCATTTAGCTGAGTTTTATATTTACTgcacatattttatttatttggtcTTTTATCTGATAAATCATGCTAAATTTGCAGTGGTTTCCACAAAGTTCTGCTGCACCTATATCGCATGCAACTTTCTCATGCGATAGTCAGCTCATATACGCCAGCTTCTTAGATGCAACAGTCTGTGTGTTTAGTGCTTCAAACCTCAGATTACGCTGTCGAGTCAATCCTTCTGCATATCTTTCTGCAGGTGTCAGGTAATGCCTTGTTTGATGGATGTTGTATCTAAGTTTGCAAGACGTTTCTTTCCTTGCATTATTAATTTGTTTCTCAGTTATAATTTTGCAAATACAGAACATTTTATAGGTACAAATTTCATGTAGAATTGCTTAATTTATAATCGTTATTCATTCTCTATTGGAAGCAAGCAGCTTGATACTCTGCTTTGAAGTCCTTCAAAGTCCACAGTAGTTGTATTTCAACCTGTATCATCTGTTACCTCTTTTCAGCTATTCTGTTTTATGCTATAAAGACGATCTGATTGAGGTCGGTAACATTTTACTATTGTTGTCTGTGCCAGCAGTTCTAACGTACAACCGCTTGTAATCGCTGCACATCCACAAGAACCAAATCAATTTGCAGTTGGACTTTCGGACGGTGGAGTGCATGTGTTTGAGCCCCTTGAGTCTGAAGGAAAATGGGGCGTGCCTCCACCCATTGAGAATGGGTCAGCAAGCAATGCAGCAGCTGTCTCAGTTGGTGCTTCTTCAGAAGAAGCTGCCCAGAGATGATCCAAAGTAACAGCCAAAGACAAGTTTCTTTTACATACTTGGCTTGCTGGCCCTTTCAAGAAGCAACCCACTAGTTTATGTGCTGTATTTAAATGCAATTGCCAATACGTCtcaaattcttttcttttctttaagttAAATGATGATATTTATAGAtgtaggatatgttgagtacttCCGCCAAGTAACATTGGTTGGTCCATCTCCATCCTAACTTGTTCTTTTGTGTAGTCATGTTAAGTATAAACTACCGTCGCTTTCTAACTTGGCcaatcttatctttatcttcctCATCGCCAACACTGATTTGATAATTTAGACATTGAATTATTGTATATTTACACTTGCAAATCCAGATGAATTACAATGGCGAGTCTAACAATAAGTCAACAAACATTGTAAAACGTACGTACAATCAGGATATAATAATCCTAAACTAGTCTTCAGGGCGAAAGCTTACGAGATTCGGGAGATATTTTGATTTAAGTTCCTTAACGTCATTTGCTGTCACCTCACATGACTCCATTGACAAAGACCTCAACTTGTGTAGTGTTTTCAGATGCTGCAGCCCATCACGCGTGATCCTCGAATTTGAAACATTCAAAGAAACCAAACTAGTAAGCCCTGAAAATAGAGGTGGAATTGCATGCATAATATGAGCACTAAAAATAGGACACTGATTACAGACCAAACAAGAACATGCTCATGATCATGTTTTTCTCAAACAGAACAATGTACCCGAAATTAAGTGGAGTGCAGTGTCTGTGAGGTTGGAGTTTTGTGATAAGTTCAAGAACATAAGAGACGaaagattttttatatttttcacacCATCATCGGTCAATCCTCCACCGCATATTTCCAGCGACTGCAAGCTCTTAAAGTCTGTTTTccatataaattaaacaaagttAGTAAAGATATGATCCAAAATCCAAATAATTCAAGCGGGATACATTCAAAGTATCAAAATCACTCTGAGAAATTAAAACAGTTGTTACTTTTGAGGTAGTTTGTTCCAAAATCTGTGATCTGTACCCCAAACAAATCCAGGTCAGTAAGCCCGGACAAACCTGCATGAGCATGGATGATGGAGATTATTGGTAACAACAGAAagagagataaaaagaaaaagaaaatcattgCATAGAAACGTACTTGCAAGGGTAGCGAGTCCATAATCAGTAACACGGCGAGCATCCAAATTGAGTGACTTGAGAGATGACAGTCCACACAATTCACTTATACCACTATCACTAATCATTGTGAATGACACATTTAGTTTCTCCAGACTAGACATTCCTAtaccaacaaaatataaaatgaataaatagaatatcACTATAAAAAGATGTTCACAGAATTCTACTTACTCTATGATATATAGCTCATGCATAGATAAATATATTATATGATCAGTTCAGGAAATAAACATGGCTGCATACTAAACCTGATAAATGTTGAAGTCCACTGCTTCCAATTTCTGTATCAGAGAGTTCCAGACATTTTAATTGCTGATGTCCTAAAATATATAAGCATTCAAATTATTGTAAATCCATTAAGCAAGGAGCGGATATGTGAATTTTCAATGACAAAACACATGCATGCAAAATAACCTAATAGATGCTTGGTGCATACTTCTAAggctttttggattttctttcctTAAGTTTGTGGCAAATTACCATCCAAAGCATATTTATGTAATAAATTCGAACATAAGTAATTAAGTACCTGCCAGGTGGACCAATCCATCATCATCAATTCTGCATGAATCAAGGTTCAAGCTCTTCAACTTTGTCAGTCCTGCTTGATAAAAAAGGGTACATAAATTGGTATTCAATTCAAACCTAGCAAATATGATGTTACTGAGTAGCACTGTATCGGAAATGTTATGCATACGAAATTAATACTCAATGACTGCAAGCAAGAATACAAGATTATGGGTCAAATTCCGCAATATTTCAACAATCATCACCTTTCAAGTGTCCTAGACATGGATTTGTTATTTCATTAAATCCCAAGTTTAACACTTCCAAATTTTCCAGTCCTGACAGatataaagaaaacaaacaaaagaagcCAATAATACAAACTTAGTATTCACAACCAAAAAGTGAAACCCAATAAGTATATATTGAGTAGCTAGCTGTACAAGTGACAAGTCTACAACTTACGTGAAAACATTTCACATCCATTGTTAGTAAAATTGCATCTACTGATATTCAAGTTCGAGAGGGCTGGAAGCTCTGGCAGAAAACAATCAACCACAATATTAACTTGTTGCTTGAATGATTCTTTAGTTAATCTTAAATCCAACAAAGAAAGTTCTGTAAAAAGTAACGTCAGTTGGTTCAACCTGAAACCTTCAATTTTTAAATGAATAAGAAGATACACCTAAAGCTCTTTGGCATAGATATTATCAAGATAAACTTATTCCTCCcctcacaaaataaataaataaataaataaggtctGTGAAGTGATTCAACCTGCAAGAGTATCCAAGCATGCAGCTGTTACAAAGCAGCCTTCCAAATTTAACAGAGCAAGATTTTGTAGCCCTGAAATGAGGCAAGGAAAGAAGATGAGCATGAAATTATCAAATTCATTTCTCTTAAATTGTTAAT contains:
- the LOC112769299 gene encoding topless-related protein 1 isoform X2, which translates into the protein MSSLSRELVFLILQFLDEEKFKETVHKLEQESGFFFNMKYFEDEVHNGNWDEVERYLSGFTKVDDNRYSMKIFFEIRKQKYLEALDKHDRSKAVEILVKDLKVFATFNEELFKEITQLLTLENFRENEQLSKYGDTKSARAIMLVELKKLIEANPLFRDKLQFPNLKNSRLRTLINQSLNWQHQLCKTPRPNPDIKTLFVDHSCGQPNGARAPSPANNPLLGSLPKAGGFPPLGAHGPFQPTPAPVPTPLAGWMSNPTTVAHAAVSGGATIGLGTATGLGAPSIPAALKHPRTPPTNPSVDYPSGDSDHVSKRTRPMGMSDEVNLPVNVLSATFPGHGHGQAFNAPDDLPKTVMRTLNQGSSPMSMDFHPVQQTILLVGTNVGDIALWEVGSRERLVLRNFKVWDLSACSMPFQAALVKDPGVSVNRVIWSPDGALFGVAYSRHIVQIYSYHGGDEVRQHLEIDAHVGGVNDLAFSHPNKQLCVITCGDDKTIKVWDAATGAKQYTFEGHEAPVYSVCPHYKENIQFIFSTALDGKIKAWLYDNLGSRVDYDAPGRWCTTMAYSADGTRLFSCGTSKDGESSIVEWNESEGAVKRTYQGFRKRSLGVVQFDTTKNRFLAAGDDFSIKFWDMDNIQLLTQVDADGGLPASPRIRFNKDGALLAVSANENGIKILANADGMRLLRSLENSMYDASRTSEAMAKPTINPISAAAASSAALSERVPSVVAMAGMNGDARNLGDVKPRISEESNDKSKIWKLTEISEPSQCRSLKLPENVRVTKISRLIYTNSGNAILALASNAIHLLWKWPRSDRNSSGKATASVPPQLWQPSSGILMTNDIGDSNTEDAVPCFALSKNDSYVMSASGGKISLFNMMTFKTMTTFMPPPPAATFLAFHPQDNNIIAIGMDDSSIQIYNVRVDEVKSKLKGHTKRITGLAFSHVLNVLVSSGADAQICVWNTDGWEKQKTRFLQLPAGRTQPVQADTRVQFHQDQIRFLVVHETQLAIYEATKLECLKQWFPQSSAAPISHATFSCDSQLIYASFLDATVCVFSASNLRLRCRVNPSAYLSAGVSSNVQPLVIAAHPQEPNQFAVGLSDGGVHVFEPLESEGKWGVPPPIENGSASNAAAVSVGASSEEAAQR
- the LOC112769299 gene encoding topless-related protein 1 isoform X1 produces the protein MSSLSRELVFLILQFLDEEKFKETVHKLEQESGFFFNMKYFEDEVHNGNWDEVERYLSGFTKVDDNRYSMKIFFEIRKQKYLEALDKHDRSKAVEILVKDLKVFATFNEELFKEITQLLTLENFRENEQLSKYGDTKSARAIMLVELKKLIEANPLFRDKLQFPNLKNSRLRTLINQSLNWQHQLCKTPRPNPDIKTLFVDHSCGQPNGARAPSPANNPLLGSLPKAGGFPPLGAHGPFQPTPAPVPTPLAGWMSNPTTVAHAAVSGGATIGLGTATGLGAPSIPAALKHPRTPPTNPSVDYPSGDSDHVSKRTRPMGMSDEVNLPVNVLSATFPGHGHGQAFNAPDDLPKTVMRTLNQGSSPMSMDFHPVQQTILLVGTNVGDIALWEVGSRERLVLRNFKVWDLSACSMPFQAALVKDPGVSVNRVIWSPDGALFGVAYSRHIVQIYSYHGGDEVRQHLEIDAHVGGVNDLAFSHPNKQLCVITCGDDKTIKVWDAATGAKQYTFEGHEAPVYSVCPHYKENIQFIFSTALDGKIKAWLYDNLGSRVDYDAPGRWCTTMAYSADGTRLFSCGTSKDGESSIVEWNESEGAVKRTYQGFRKRSLGVVQFDTTKNRFLAAGDDFSIKFWDMDNIQLLTQVDADGGLPASPRIRFNKDGALLAVSANENGIKILANADGMRLLRSLENSMYDASRTSEAMAKPTINPISAAAASSAALSERVPSVVAMAGMNGDARNLGDVKPRISEESNDKSKIWKLTEISEPSQCRSLKLPENVRVTKISRLIYTNSGNAILALASNAIHLLWKWPRSDRNSSGKATASVPPQLWQPSSGILMTNDIGDSNTEDAVPCFALSKNDSYVMSASGGKISLFNMMTFKTMTTFMPPPPAATFLAFHPQDNNIIAIGMDDSSIQIYNVRVDEVKSKLKGHTKRITGLAFSHVLNVLVSSGADAQICVWNTDGWEKQKTRFLQLPAGRTQPVQADTRVQFHQDQIRFLVVHETQLAIYEATKLECLKQWFPQSSAAPISHATFSCDSQLIYASFLDATVCVFSASNLRLRCRVNPSAYLSAGVSSSNVQPLVIAAHPQEPNQFAVGLSDGGVHVFEPLESEGKWGVPPPIENGSASNAAAVSVGASSEEAAQR
- the LOC112769299 gene encoding protein TOPLESS isoform X3; protein product: MSNPTTVAHAAVSGGATIGLGTATGLGAPSIPAALKHPRTPPTNPSVDYPSGDSDHVSKRTRPMGMSDEVNLPVNVLSATFPGHGHGQAFNAPDDLPKTVMRTLNQGSSPMSMDFHPVQQTILLVGTNVGDIALWEVGSRERLVLRNFKVWDLSACSMPFQAALVKDPGVSVNRVIWSPDGALFGVAYSRHIVQIYSYHGGDEVRQHLEIDAHVGGVNDLAFSHPNKQLCVITCGDDKTIKVWDAATGAKQYTFEGHEAPVYSVCPHYKENIQFIFSTALDGKIKAWLYDNLGSRVDYDAPGRWCTTMAYSADGTRLFSCGTSKDGESSIVEWNESEGAVKRTYQGFRKRSLGVVQFDTTKNRFLAAGDDFSIKFWDMDNIQLLTQVDADGGLPASPRIRFNKDGALLAVSANENGIKILANADGMRLLRSLENSMYDASRTSEAMAKPTINPISAAAASSAALSERVPSVVAMAGMNGDARNLGDVKPRISEESNDKSKIWKLTEISEPSQCRSLKLPENVRVTKISRLIYTNSGNAILALASNAIHLLWKWPRSDRNSSGKATASVPPQLWQPSSGILMTNDIGDSNTEDAVPCFALSKNDSYVMSASGGKISLFNMMTFKTMTTFMPPPPAATFLAFHPQDNNIIAIGMDDSSIQIYNVRVDEVKSKLKGHTKRITGLAFSHVLNVLVSSGADAQICVWNTDGWEKQKTRFLQLPAGRTQPVQADTRVQFHQDQIRFLVVHETQLAIYEATKLECLKQWFPQSSAAPISHATFSCDSQLIYASFLDATVCVFSASNLRLRCRVNPSAYLSAGVSSNVQPLVIAAHPQEPNQFAVGLSDGGVHVFEPLESEGKWGVPPPIENGSASNAAAVSVGASSEEAAQR
- the LOC112769304 gene encoding uncharacterized protein, translating into MVVSGREDAHKRLCSSKLFKSWASYPQKGQHCPSLLNLCIHAATQDILQYHTFSELPPDLTQQIFNNLLFSRRLTRPSLQAFRHCSLQDIYLGEYDADVVDDSWMDIVSSQGSSLLHLDLSASQLTDYGLSYLQQGLTNLTSLSFGRNHAISAEGMSALSGLVNLVNLNLERCPGIHGGLVHLQGLTKLESLNLKWCNCIIDVDMKPLSELTNLKSLEISSSKVTDIGIRFLKGLQNLALLNLEGCFVTAACLDTLAELPALSNLNISRCNFTNNGCEMFSRLENLEVLNLGFNEITNPCLGHLKGLTKLKSLNLDSCRIDDDGLVHLAGHQQLKCLELSDTEIGSSGLQHLSGMSSLEKLNVSFTMISDSGISELCGLSSLKSLNLDARRVTDYGLATLASLSGLTDLDLFGVQITDFGTNYLKNFKSLQSLEICGGGLTDDGVKNIKNLSSLMFLNLSQNSNLTDTALHLISGLTSLVSLNVSNSRITRDGLQHLKTLHKLRSLSMESCEVTANDVKELKSKYLPNLVSFRPED